Within the Miscanthus floridulus cultivar M001 chromosome 17, ASM1932011v1, whole genome shotgun sequence genome, the region acattatatcatggTTGATAAGTATGACCGATACAACCAAACGAACATGATGAATGTACTGGAAAAAGTGACCAGGTTGGCATCTTTTACACATAGAAAACAACTACTCAAAGAAAGCTATGGCACTGTTCGCTCGtcttataaaccgtactttttcaACGAGCaatcagtatttttctctcataataaatcagtcaacgATACTTTCAATcataacttatcagccaaacgaacggaCCTATATCTTCTCTGTCGACGCGACGATGGCAGCTCCCTACCTAAACGATGATACCGACGTTAGGcctatggccctgttcggcttactccatattcAGTTTGcttggcttgtttttttagccggaacaatatttttctcttacaataattcagccagagcagtgttttttagccagtttcagccaaatttcataCCAACGAAAGGGGCCTATATCTTCCCTGTCCATGCGACGATGGCAGCTCCCTACCTAAACGATGATACCGGCGTTAGAGCTTTTACTACTAGAATCTAACGTCGCGATTGCCTTGCCGGCTTGCCCACGCCATCAATTCCTGAATCTTGAGAAACAGCAAGCGGCCACCATCGATCATTCGTCCAACTCAATCCACGACCACGAGCTAGCTAGTTACTATTAGCAAGCTAGCCTCGCCATTACGCTACCTCTCCTGGATCATACGATATATACACATCACCTGCCAGCTGCGTGTGCATCAGATCAGAGGCAGGCGGGGCTAACCTCACTCGTCAGTCGTCACGTGTATTAATTAGCGAGCCAAGTGTCTAATCTCTCTCTGTCTGTTACGATTATTAGAGCTAAATCATCATCAGCCAGTCAGACGACTGAACCGATCGACGCTGCGTCGGTCGTCTGAGGCTCGGCGCCTCTGCGTTTGCTTGCCTGCTTCATGTCTAACCGTTGTGCTAATCAATTAAAGTGCTGGGAGATGAAagctgctggcttgctgcttggtTTGATTCTGGTTAGGATCTTGCTAATTACTTCGCTCGCTTTGGGAGAGGCTGTCAAAATCGTAGATTCTAATTAGATCGAATTGGGGGTTTAGGTAACACCATAATCATAAGAGCGTAAATATAGGAATTGTAGGCTCTGTTCGGCTGCTCGTAAAACCGTTTGTGCTGATTTGTATGGTTGATTTGTcggaagagaaaaatattgtactatAGCTTATAAGTCGGCTTATAATAGCAGCCGAACACTCCCGTAGAAATGAAGACTCTAGTAACCAGTAGTATCATTTTTAACAACTACGATAGGGAGGTGCGAGTGAGATCCTCCTCCTTAGCGGTTTCTGCAAGTTTTTTTCTTGTGTAAATGTTAACGGTAATTAAGCTATTGTTACACCGGCTTCATTCCCAAAATCACGCCCGCTCTAAGGCTATGTTCTTCAACACTAAtttagcagtacttttcagcgaaggaacaatatttttctctcataagaaaTCAACATCAGCGTAACATCAACTAAATTTCAGGGAAACGAACCAAGTCTAATGCTTCCAAAATACTGTGAtatattgtcttagtattttggaGTATTCCACACCACCCAAGTCATAGTAGCTTCCAATTCACTCAATCTATCGAGACAACGGCCTTGTTTGGTTCCTGCAGTGTCtcttaaaattcctgtcacatcgaatgtttgacacatgcatggagtattaaatatagactaattatgaaactaattgcataacttgcgactaatttgcgagacgaatcttttaagcctaattagtctataatttgacaacgtggtgctacaataaacatgtgctaatgacagattaattaggcttaaaaaatcatctcacaaattagtctccatctatgtaattgattttgtaattactttatatttaatgttccttattagtatctaaacattcgatgtgacatgaattttagaagcgactaaagaaccataCACCCTGAATATATTACAGTTTACATACATAGTACACAAACACACATGAAGCTAGAGAACCAAAGGTAGAATCCAGGGGCACATTTTTCGAACGGGGTGTGTGTGTCGTAGAGGAACGACGGGGCATTAGGGCACGTACAACGGTCCGTTTAACCCCGTCCCTTCGACGCAATTTTTACAGAAAACACCCCGCAGGAGCCTGGAGACGGAGTCGGCGTCGCCTCGCGAGGCGACGGGAACGTCCCGTGCTCCGAGGCGGAGAAGACGGCTTCAGCAACAATGTACGGCCCGCCTCCTTGACTCGTCGCTGCGCGGATCCCGGGCGCTCGCGCGCGCGGTTGTGGTTTGGCCGCGCGCGGGAAGGAACTATCGCGGTTGTGGCTGGGAAAAGACGGCGACGAAGCGGTGGTGCTGATGGCTGAGAAGAGCGACGGCAGGAAGAGATACCTGTGGCGCCGTCCATCCGCCGCTCGCCCCGCACGCCAACCAGCGGCCGCTCGCCTCGCACGGGCTGCTGCGAAAGCCACGCTTGGTGCTGGGGTCGCGGATGAGGACCAAGACGTATGCGAGGCCGTTGGTTTGCTGGCTTCTTTCTGGTTGGTCTGGCAACCAGGACAGTGGAGGTACACTTTTGTTGCTGCTCCGACGAGCAGGAAGGAGAAGAGATGTGCTTGTATCGGCCGATTGGGACCAAAGGGAAGGGATGAGAACGAGTCTCCACGACCGAGTGGATGAGGATAAGGACGTCTGGCTGCTTATGTTTTTTAATCTTGTGGATGAGGATAAGGATGGTCGCCCTGGTCATAGATGTATAGAGATACTGTTCCCAACAAATACATTCTAAAATCTAGAGTCTGATTAAGTCAAACATTATTAATTTACAAAAAAATATTTAAGAATCTAAATAGATGTAATATGAAAATATACTCaataattaatttaataatacttaTTCAGTATCAAAAAAACTCAAGAAGAATCTAATCGAGCACATATGGCAACGCTATGGAAACAAAGGAAATTAGACAGAAGGCGTAGCGACTATGTATAGCATAATTATTATATTGATAGTTTCTAAAAAATATATTGTAATCATGTTGCTCTTATTTATCCTTATTATATATTTTCTATCAAATAGCCACACAATGGTATGCAAAAAATTATTTATAGTTGATCCTAACTACATGCAAAATATTAAACAGCTTAGAGACATAGCCCTGTCTGTTAGGTTGTATGACCTATCTTTATACATGTCTGTACAACAGAATCGAAGCGCTTAGAGACAGAGCCCGTctgtgggttgtacatgccctcATGGCATGCAGGCATCCAGCCATCCAGGGGCAAAATGGTGATGATGGGAGATGGCCGCGATTCCGTTTTCTACTGTCAAGGCTGCCTTGTTCTCCGGCACTACCTCTGTAATATTTTTCAGGGAACAAACAAAAACGAACATACGTTAATTACAAGACGTTAATTTCAACACCACAGCGGTTTACATGACGTTAATTACCACACATGCTGTGGGCCCGGCTCCTCCACGACCCCCGCCGATCTCTCGCGCACGGCGCACCAGTTCGGGTGGCCCCGCTCGCAGGCAACGGTACGTGTCCACAGCCCACAGGAGATGGAAACTGACACTGACAATGTGTCCCGCCTCGCCCCGAGGATCGGTCCAAAGCCCCGCTGCGGCCTACGAGTGGGGGCGGGTTGACAGCTAGCCGGTAAGAAAAGACGAGGAGGCATTGCCAGCTCTTTTCCCCCCTTCCCCTGGCCCTGCGAAAAAAGTTTCACGGCCACAGCGGCACAGCTGGGCGTGAACCGGCGAAATATCTCCTgtcgctgacatgcgggcccaGGTTTTTACCATGATTCCCGAGCTTGACCTCCCCAGTCACCTTTTCGGCTTTTTCTCCCCGTCGGAAACGTAGCAGTAAATCAACCATCCACCTCCAGCTGCGGGGCCCACGAGCCATCCTCCGTAATAAGCCCGGCGGCGTGCGGAAGTGGGGCTCAAAAGTCGGTGTCACCGAACCCGTCCCGTCCCCGTTGCACGGTGGGGCCCGCACACTAGCTCGTCACAGTCACACACTCCAGTGGCTCCTTttttttgttattattattagttttatttttcttttccgcGCAGGCGCAGCTGATTTCTTTCCTTCTCTTTCGCTCTCGCCTTCTCGGCGCTGCCTGCGCAGTACGAGCTAGCAGCACCAGGAGCCTCTTCCCAGTTCTCACACTtccgcgcgctctctctctctctctcgagaaTGGTTGTGTAGGCGGGcgcaggagggagggagggagggaggagagagagaggggagctaGGGTTTTGCGCCGCCGCCTTCTGTTACCCTCAGGTGAGCGACACTCCCGTAGATCCGGGCGCGCACCCttcgcgtcgccgccgccgtctaGATCTGTGCCGTTTGGGGCCGTAGGGGGCGCTGTTTCGCTCACCCACGCGACGGTTTGGGTGCGTTGCAGCGTGGATTCGTGTTTCTTCGTGCTGCATTTGTCGGCACTCGCCGCGCGCTCCTTCAAAGTGTCGCTTTTTATATTGTGTGATTCTATTTTAGCCCTCCGCAAGGGTTGCTTTCGTTTGGGGGTGGGTGTAGTAAGAATCCGGGCTTTGCCTGCTTCCGGCGTTTTCTGTGGATGAATTGTGGTCGTGGAGTAGATCTGTGCACTGATGTGCGGTTCTGCTGCAGGCTCTGAACCCCTCCGGTCCGGTGCTCGGCGGATTAGGTTCCAATGGGGAAGTCTCCGGCGAAGTGGATCAAGTCCGTGCTCTTCGGGAAGAAGTCGTCGTCGAGGTCCGGCTCCACCATGGCCAAGGATTTATCGGTgcgttcttcttcttcctccatagTTTCAGAATGCTGTTGCGATTTCGATTTTCTGAGTGTGCCTCGAGTCCAGCTAAGGAGTAGGGATCTGTTCTAGCAACTGATGCATTTTTTTCCATGTGCAGAAGGGTGCGAGTAACAAAGGGTATGCTGCTGCCGGGAAGGAGCCCGCTTTCTCCGAGAGCTCTCCTTTGATCTCGGAGCCTGTGCTTGTTAGCGCCCACAACAATGAGACCGCGCGGGAGGTGGCCAAGGGTGAGAATTCCAGCGTGCAAGAAGAAGTGCCAGTGACTGATGTCAGTCAAGACTTGGAGAAGCAGGGCACTGTGGGATCTGATACGTCCAATGATGCTGAGAGGTTGAGGGAAGAGCAAGCGGCCGTGAAGGCACAAGCTGCCTTCCGTGGCTATCTGGTaacatttgttttttttcttcaaattaTCTGTTTCATCTACCTTAACTACTTATGCTATCTGGCCGTGCCATGTTCCAATGTTATCTAGCACTGCTCCAAGTCTCTTAGAGTCATTCATATAAAAACGATAAGGCAAATCTGATCGCACTACTGTATTATTCATACCTTTGAGCCTTTTGTCTGTTTTTGTTCATTTTTAATGCTGAATATCCGCAGAACCATACCCCCGCCTCATTGTTGTGATAAAGCAATTCGTAAATACTATTGTCATAGATACCTGGCTTACCATGGTGCTAATTGTGTCATGGTATTGGTCCAGGCACGCCGAGCATTCCGTGCCCTCAAAGGGATCATAAGACTACAGGCGCTGATTCGGGGACATCTTGTAAGGAGGCAAGCTGTTTCAACTCTCCGTGCAACATGGTTGATTGTGAAGTTTCAAGCCCTGGTCCGTGGAAGGAACGTTAGACTTTCTCAAGCTTTCATTCAAGCAACTAGGAAACTTTCCCTACAGAAGTTTGGGGTAATTTCCTTACAATTCATTTTCTACACTATACCTAATATATTTATCACGATCATGTCCCTTTTATAAATTTTATGATCTAATTGAATAGAGACAACTCCCATCTGTTTCAGTGTGCTTTATTCTGATAGAAGCCATGTTAAAACCTGAATAGTACACACTGAGCGATTGTATAGGTTCCTGTTGAGGTCTGTCAAACTAATTATGGTGACATGGGTACTTGCCATTATTCTCCCTCAAGTGGTATTTGAGAATTTTTTATGGATATTTGGTTAATGGATAGCAAATACAAAATGAACATTTGTGCTGAAATGAACAATATGTCAAAATTCATTATTTTCTTATAGAAGCTTTTTCCATTGGACCATTTCCAATGTTGATGATTGCATGGGTTATATTGTTGTGCATATTAGTGTGGAACTGACAAAGAAGCCTTGGAGTGACATTTAATTAACTAGCTCGCTTCTGGATGCCAAAATGCCTAGAAGCTATTATGTACAGATTTTGCACCTTtagtaaataacaaagttgtatatactAGGTTTATTTCCTAGTATTATCGAATTGCTAATTTTACATGCTTCATTGGGAATTTTCTTGTGCTCCATACATGCCTTATGCAGCATGTCTTGGAATTTTGTTTGCTCCACTGCTTTTCCAAATATTCATTACTGCTTTGTATCAAATTTAAAACAGCATTTTGTACTGACTTAATCACACTTTGCGGTCACTTTGGATCTGATCAATGTTAATCTATTGCTATTCCTATCTACAATGTGGAAATGCAAATGGCAAACAGAGATGTCTGTATATCTGCATGGTTTGTATTCTACCTTAATTATTTAACTCAAAAGCAAGGATACTATTACATTGGAAAATATGATCTTGTGCAGGATCCTCCATCTTTTATGGTCTCTTTTCTTTTcctccttttttttcctttttaactTTGGTgatcaacttgtttgggacttaaaaggctttgttgttgtaacTTTGGTGATCAAAATTGCATGATTTGCCCATGTGACGCTCACTTCCGTACTTATTAAGGTGGGACCCAAAAATGGTGATTATATGATATGTACCTTCTTGCAGGGTGCTAAACCTGGTTCCTGGAAGGAGAGGTTGTCTTCAAATGCATTTGCTCGCAAGGTAATCTCAAAATACAGTTTTAGAGGGCATATGAATGTACGAATCAGAAATACTAACTACTTTGAGGCGTTTTATGCTAACTCAATTATCTTTTTCTGTGATGTAGCTTCTATCTTCACCAATTGTGGTTGAGGCTCTTCACTTCCAGTATGATGAGATGGACCCTAATTCAGCCTTCAATTGGTTAAAGAGGTGGACGATAAGTCATGTCTGGAAGCCCATTTCCCAACCAAAGAGAGTTGGTGCTGATGCTAAGCCACATACAAGGAAGGCCAGTTATGCAATGGAAACAGAGTCAGCGAAATTAAAGCGTAATGCACGGAAGAGCTCTGCAGTACCATTTGAACCTTCTCAAACAAATACCGCCATTGAAATTGAGAAGACAAGACGGAATCCAAGGAAATTAAGTAGCACTCCTGCTGAGTCGGTTCCTGATGGCCAGTTAACAGAACTTGAGAAGGTTAAACGTAGCCTTAGGAAGGTTACTAATTCCATGGCTGAAACCTCAAAGACACCTAATCCAACAACTGAGATTCCTGACCCTCAAGAGGTCCAATGTGAGAGACCACTAAGAAGTGCAAAGCGAGTTCCAGTTCATCCTGAGAATCAAGATCCTCGGAATGTTAATCTATCGGACAATGCAAAGATGGATATTCTGGTACCTGATATCCAGCCTGACGTGGAAGTTGCTTCAGATCCAGTCACAATGACAAATGAAGAAAAAGTTGATGAGCCACCGTCTGTTGTTGCTCCAGTGTCTGAAATTATGCCGCTGCAAGACATTAACAATGAAGAAAATGCTTTGGTGAATGATGTGGAAGAGAGATCCAAAGAAGAACATCCTTCTACTGAGAGCCTGAAAGGCAGCAAGAGGAGGTCTTCATTCTCAACTAAGCCTGAATATCCAGAAAATGGCTCCAAAAATTCTCCAGCTCTGCCAAGCTACATGGCTGCTACACAATCTGCAAAGGCGAAACTGCGGGGGAGTAGTTCACCAAGACTTAGCTCTGATTCAGCAGAGAAAAACGGGTTCACTCGCCGTCACTCCCTTCCGTCCTCTAACAATGGTAAGATGATTTCACATTCACAAAGGCCAACCCAAGCTGGTGGCAAGGATGGAGCGAAAGGCGACAAGGCTATGCTGTCATCAAGAGATGCAAGCGGTATGTAGAAAAGAGAAACTTTGAAAAGTTATTACATTTGTATGTCTACCGCATGCATTGTCATAATATGCACTTGATCTCGTTTTTAAGCTAATTGAACCTAAACAAATACTGCTTGAACTGGTAACATCAGGTCGTAAGACATGATAGTTTGGAAGCTAATGGAAGAAGAGGTCATTTTATTGTTTTGTACTAACATTATATTCTGTCACATTGGTTTGCTTTAGAATATGAGACTATACCATACCGACGTTTATCCTTTTCAATTCCAAATAGTTGGGCTGTAAAATTATCTATTTAAATAACCTGGACGAATGAGACTGCGTGTTCCTTGCATTGCAGTTTCAACATATATTTCAAAGCTCACCTTTTCTTTGCTTGTTATTATCTTGAAATGCATACTTATTTTATATTCTGTCCCATAGAAAATACAGTGCTCCTAAGAAAAAAATTATCAAGTAGAAATTCCCCATGTGTACCTTGACCCTAATTAATTTCTGTCTTCTCTACTAAATATATGAATATCTGCAGAGAGACCACTGAAAGCTGAGTGGAGACGATGAGGTGGCAAATGAAACCCCAAATCCTCCATTTGATTAGCGCAACTGTTTTGGTGGATGGATGGCGTCTGTAGTTTGCTCAGATTGTTTTGCTTGTGATGTAAAAAAGATGTTATCCTCATCATCTGCGGCGATGAACGAACCGGCTTTGTTGTGATGAATTTGCTGGGAGTCAACTTATTTATAGGGTTTTCGGTCATGCCTTTTGTGATGTATAGCTGAAGTATTTTCCCTGTTTGCTTTGGTTCCCAGATCCCCAGACTTTTCCCCTCCTGCTTGTTGAGGGCTGCTAATGTTAGAGAGAACGAGAACCTGTATGGATTGAGTTGAACAATCTTAGTCCTGTTTGGGCAGTCTGGGCTGCGTTTTGACTGATGGTTGTGTGCCATTCATGCGAAGCAGTAGTATTCTTTTCCAGATTTCTTCATCTGGGTGTCATTCAATGCAACGCTGGCTTGCTAAAAGGAATCATGTATCATGTGATCTATCAAAGTAGAAGCCTCGGGTTGCTTCAAAATTCAAATGCATGGCAATCGATCGAGAGCCTTCCCTTGAAAGTTTGGACTGCAATGAAAAGTAAGACAGCCGCTATACACAGTGAAGGCTGGCCCAGCTGTTCCAAGTAACACTCGAGATTAAACACATATCAATGGCCACAGGTGATGCCATCCTACACCCTCCGTTCCAAGACGACTTGTAATCCTCCCATTTGTGTTTGATGTAAGAGCTAATTGCTATCTACCTAAAAACTAGCTAAAATTAGATCTAGTGTATTAAAATAAAAGGGCTAATAGATGAGCTAATTTTTTGGTCTAAGTCTTCATGTAGTTGTTAGTAACCTTATCCGATTTGAGCTAATTTTCAGTCCACTAGCTCATCCAAACAGGCCCGACTTTTAGATGACCTTGGGAACAACAATTTGGATCCCCATGTCTATCTGCAGTGCTTGTCTGTCTAAACTCATTGAGCCTACCTGCTCAATGAATGAGGATAATGGTAGGGGAGCTCGATCATCCCATGGATGCAGCAGATTAGACGATGCAGGAAGATCGATGAACCAGGGCTTGCAATTTCACAAGCTACATTTTTTTTATTGCGACTGCCCTGAAGCTTAGGCACAGATGAGGTCGACTTCGACAGTGTTGGTGCCGGATCGGAATTTCCAGGTTAGTCGATTACAGTACCGTACAGTACATTGTGACTGCAAGAAGTACTGTACCAGTAGCTTCACGTACGACGCCATGCCCGAAGCAAAGGAATACACGCACCAACCGAAAGCAACAGCATACGTGTTGTTTCTGATGATAGTATATATTTTCTTAAGGCTCCGTTCGGTTAGCCGATATCAGGGTAGGAAGTATTCCAGATGTGAAAATCTTATATAAATTAATGAACGGTTCCGGGCCGGAATTCTCCCCGGGGCTCATTCCCCGTGAAGCGAACGAGGCCTAAGGGTGATTCGAAGCAGAGCAATGTACTGAGCTACagatcacaaggaacatcaacaTACACCAGATTCTTTTCCACAACATATGAACTGAAGCTGCAAATCAAATACATAAGCACAATCGTAACAAAACCAGTTTGTGCTAAACAAGTTGCAAACAACATGAGTCCCATGAAGGATGGTAGAATTTATTAACTCAATCTTTAGTTGTTGGAACATGCCAAGCATTGAATCACCGTCAGACGTGAGTAGGGAACTTAATGTGAAGACGACGACAATGATgcctacatgaaataataagaaaccCATGAGTTCACATGGACTTTTAATTCCCTGTTTGTTGctttatttcttttatataagaCCATAATAGTATAGTGGTTCAATGTAAGCAAATGATTCTTTGTTTCCCGCAGTTTTGAATTAATTGCCAGTATACACCAGTTTACTGCTAGAGAGTATAAATCCTCAAACATGCACGATATCAGCAAAAAAGGCAAATAAAGACACTTGTTAATATCTGGGAATTATCAGTCACACTCCCCCAATGCaaacaaaaggaaaaacaagtacGTTCACACAACCAAGAACAAGCTAAGATGATCAACTAGttcatcaattcatcaagtaGTTGACAAGACGAAATATCAACTATTTGGTATCCCAAAGCAAAGCACACTATAATTTATGATGTGATAACCAATTAAAACACCATACTATAATACAATAAAATGATTATGCAACGCTCATAACGTGAAACATATGTCTTTCTCACCACCAGCCACAAACTGAGATTTGCATGCGGAAACAGATATTTTGGTCACCAGGCATAATTTCTTCGTATCGTCTTAGGAAACTCTCAGAAGTATAATACATGAAAAATAAACTTGAAAAACTAACGGGAAGATATAAAATCCATCAAATGTAACATGAAAAGAAGATTGCAAATTGACAGGAGTTAAGCAGAAATTCATTAACAAAACAAGCTAAAAGAATGCATTCTATAATGATAAGTAAAATAGAAGGGATCAGATGGTACTACCTCATGCCCATGTCCATGACCATGAGAGTGGTCATCATGCCCATCCCAAGGATGACGCAAACCCTGAAACCATTTCACTTATTTAACTTGTATTCAAGTAAACCGTAGCGTCGGGGTTGGTAAACAGAATATTACCAAGAGCGTGGCACCGTCCTGCTTAGCCCTGTAGAAGACCCAGAACCTGCAGGCAGCACAATTGGTTATGCTTGTGAAAACATGCCTCAATCACAACTGTAGGTCCAAACTCTGAAGTCTAAACATATCTGAAATAACTAAT harbors:
- the LOC136517135 gene encoding protein IQ-DOMAIN 31-like, whose product is MGKSPAKWIKSVLFGKKSSSRSGSTMAKDLSKGASNKGYAAAGKEPAFSESSPLISEPVLVSAHNNETAREVAKGENSSVQEEVPVTDVSQDLEKQGTVGSDTSNDAERLREEQAAVKAQAAFRGYLARRAFRALKGIIRLQALIRGHLVRRQAVSTLRATWLIVKFQALVRGRNVRLSQAFIQATRKLSLQKFGGAKPGSWKERLSSNAFARKLLSSPIVVEALHFQYDEMDPNSAFNWLKRWTISHVWKPISQPKRVGADAKPHTRKASYAMETESAKLKRNARKSSAVPFEPSQTNTAIEIEKTRRNPRKLSSTPAESVPDGQLTELEKVKRSLRKVTNSMAETSKTPNPTTEIPDPQEVQCERPLRSAKRVPVHPENQDPRNVNLSDNAKMDILVPDIQPDVEVASDPVTMTNEEKVDEPPSVVAPVSEIMPLQDINNEENALVNDVEERSKEEHPSTESLKGSKRRSSFSTKPEYPENGSKNSPALPSYMAATQSAKAKLRGSSSPRLSSDSAEKNGFTRRHSLPSSNNGKMISHSQRPTQAGGKDGAKGDKAMLSSRDASERPLKAEWRR
- the LOC136517138 gene encoding NADH dehydrogenase [ubiquinone] 1 beta subcomplex subunit 2 isoform X2, yielding MGGGGAHGGTTYKGYTIPHNKRWHTVAGKGLCAVMWFWVFYRAKQDGATLLGLRHPWDGHDDHSHGHGHGHEASLSSSSH
- the LOC136517138 gene encoding NADH dehydrogenase [ubiquinone] 1 beta subcomplex subunit 2 isoform X1, with the protein product MGGGGAHGGTTYKGYTIPHNKRWHTVAGKGLCAVMWFWVFYRAKQDGATLLGLRHPWDGHDDHSHGHGHGHEVASLSSSSH